Proteins found in one Pyrus communis chromosome 15, drPyrComm1.1, whole genome shotgun sequence genomic segment:
- the LOC137718617 gene encoding F-box/kelch-repeat protein At1g22040-like isoform X2, with amino-acid sequence MGARLSLNHSKTRVGEPSQDLRSASCKRPRLSPSFYDENPRLIPCLPDEISIQILARIPRIHYMKLKSVSRTWKATVTSAELFSLRKELGTTEEWLYMLTKVQNDKLIWYALDPMAGRWQRLPPMPNVTLEDESRKGLTGQRLWNMAGSSIRIADAVMGWLGRKDSLDRMPFCGCSIGAIDGCLYVLGGFSKASALRCTWRYNPVKNTWSESSPMSIGRAYCKTGILNDKLYVVGGVTRGHGGLTPLQSAEVFDPKTGVWSQIPSMPFMKAQVLPTAFLADLLKPIATGMTSYRGRLFVPQSLYCWPFFVDVGGEVYDPEANSWVEMPIGMGEGWPARQAGTKMSVTVDGELYALDPSSSLDSAKIKVYDYQADAWKVVAEDVPIRDFTESESPYLLAGLLGKLHVITKDANHKIAVLQASVQDHFVSSSVASSSSHNDPHEDVERPAESERDFWKVIATRSARAAELTFIPWHLS; translated from the exons ATGGGGGCTAGATTGAGCTTGAACCATTCCAAGACTAGGGTCGGTGAACCGTCTCAAGATTTACGTAGTGCATCTTGCAAGAGGCCGAGGTTGTCCCCAAGCTTTTACGACGAAAACCCGAGATTGATTCCCTGCCTTCCTGACGAGATATCTATTCAGATTCTTGCTAGAATTCCTAGGATCCACTATATGAAGCTAAAGTCTGTTTCGAGGACCTGGAAAGCCACCGTTACAAGTGCTGAACTCTTCTCTTTGAGAAAAGAGCTAGGAACAACGGAGGAATGGCTCTACATGTTAACAAAGGTCCAAAATGATAAGCTCATATGGTATGCACTTGATCCTATGGCCGGAAGATGGCAAAGGTTGCCACCTATGCCTAATGTTACTCTGGAAGATGAATCTAGGAAAGGTTTAACTGGCCAGAGATTGTGGAATATGGCAGGCTCCAGTATCAGAATTGCGGATGCCGTCATGGGTTGGCTTGGGAGGAAAGATTCACTAGATCGAATGCCTTTTTGTGGTTGCTCTATTGGGGCTATTGATGGCTGCCTCTATGTGCTAGGGGGATTTTCCAAGGCTTCGGCCCTGAGATGCACATGGCGGTACAATCCAGTTAAAAATACTTGGAGTGAATCAAGTCCAATGTCAATTGGTAGAGCTTATTGTAAAACTGGCATCTTAAACGATAAGCTTTATGTTGTTGGAGGTGTTACAAGGGGTCATGGTGGATTGACCCCTCTTCAATCAGCTGAAGTATTTGATCCAAAAACAGGTGTGTGGTCTCAAATACCAAGCATGCCTTTTATGAAAGCTCAGGTGTTACCAACTGCATTTTTGGCTGATCTGCTGAAGCCTATTGCTACCGGAATGACTTCATACAGGGGAAGGTTGTTCGTTCCCCAGAGTTTATACTGCTGgccattttttgttgatgttggAGGAGAGGTTTATGATCCAGAGGCAAATTCATGGGTTGAAATGCCAATTGGTATGGGCGAGGGTTGGCCTGCGAGGCAGGCAGGGACGAAAATGAGTGTCACAGTTGATGGCGAATTGTATGCACTGGATCCTTCTAGTTCTCTTGACAGTGCAAAGATCAAGGTATACGATTACCAAGCTGATGCCTGGAAGGTTGTTGCAGAAGATGTTCCAATTCGTGACTTCACTGAATCAGAGTCTCCCTATTTGCTTGCTGGATTGCTGGGGAAGCttcatgtaatcacaaaggatgcAAATCACAAAATTGCTGTTCTGCAGGCTTCAGTGCAGGACCATTTTGTGTCAAGCTCAGTAGCTTCATCCTCATCACACAATGACCCCCATGAAGATGTTGAACGACCAGCAGAATCAGAACGAGATTTCTGGAAAGTAATTGCCACAAGGAGTGCACGGGCTGCTGAACTG ACCTTCATCCCCTGGCATTTATCGTGA
- the LOC137718617 gene encoding F-box/kelch-repeat protein At1g22040-like isoform X1, which translates to MGARLSLNHSKTRVGEPSQDLRSASCKRPRLSPSFYDENPRLIPCLPDEISIQILARIPRIHYMKLKSVSRTWKATVTSAELFSLRKELGTTEEWLYMLTKVQNDKLIWYALDPMAGRWQRLPPMPNVTLEDESRKGLTGQRLWNMAGSSIRIADAVMGWLGRKDSLDRMPFCGCSIGAIDGCLYVLGGFSKASALRCTWRYNPVKNTWSESSPMSIGRAYCKTGILNDKLYVVGGVTRGHGGLTPLQSAEVFDPKTGVWSQIPSMPFMKAQVLPTAFLADLLKPIATGMTSYRGRLFVPQSLYCWPFFVDVGGEVYDPEANSWVEMPIGMGEGWPARQAGTKMSVTVDGELYALDPSSSLDSAKIKVYDYQADAWKVVAEDVPIRDFTESESPYLLAGLLGKLHVITKDANHKIAVLQASVQDHFVSSSVASSSSHNDPHEDVERPAESERDFWKVIATRSARAAELVSCLVLDV; encoded by the coding sequence ATGGGGGCTAGATTGAGCTTGAACCATTCCAAGACTAGGGTCGGTGAACCGTCTCAAGATTTACGTAGTGCATCTTGCAAGAGGCCGAGGTTGTCCCCAAGCTTTTACGACGAAAACCCGAGATTGATTCCCTGCCTTCCTGACGAGATATCTATTCAGATTCTTGCTAGAATTCCTAGGATCCACTATATGAAGCTAAAGTCTGTTTCGAGGACCTGGAAAGCCACCGTTACAAGTGCTGAACTCTTCTCTTTGAGAAAAGAGCTAGGAACAACGGAGGAATGGCTCTACATGTTAACAAAGGTCCAAAATGATAAGCTCATATGGTATGCACTTGATCCTATGGCCGGAAGATGGCAAAGGTTGCCACCTATGCCTAATGTTACTCTGGAAGATGAATCTAGGAAAGGTTTAACTGGCCAGAGATTGTGGAATATGGCAGGCTCCAGTATCAGAATTGCGGATGCCGTCATGGGTTGGCTTGGGAGGAAAGATTCACTAGATCGAATGCCTTTTTGTGGTTGCTCTATTGGGGCTATTGATGGCTGCCTCTATGTGCTAGGGGGATTTTCCAAGGCTTCGGCCCTGAGATGCACATGGCGGTACAATCCAGTTAAAAATACTTGGAGTGAATCAAGTCCAATGTCAATTGGTAGAGCTTATTGTAAAACTGGCATCTTAAACGATAAGCTTTATGTTGTTGGAGGTGTTACAAGGGGTCATGGTGGATTGACCCCTCTTCAATCAGCTGAAGTATTTGATCCAAAAACAGGTGTGTGGTCTCAAATACCAAGCATGCCTTTTATGAAAGCTCAGGTGTTACCAACTGCATTTTTGGCTGATCTGCTGAAGCCTATTGCTACCGGAATGACTTCATACAGGGGAAGGTTGTTCGTTCCCCAGAGTTTATACTGCTGgccattttttgttgatgttggAGGAGAGGTTTATGATCCAGAGGCAAATTCATGGGTTGAAATGCCAATTGGTATGGGCGAGGGTTGGCCTGCGAGGCAGGCAGGGACGAAAATGAGTGTCACAGTTGATGGCGAATTGTATGCACTGGATCCTTCTAGTTCTCTTGACAGTGCAAAGATCAAGGTATACGATTACCAAGCTGATGCCTGGAAGGTTGTTGCAGAAGATGTTCCAATTCGTGACTTCACTGAATCAGAGTCTCCCTATTTGCTTGCTGGATTGCTGGGGAAGCttcatgtaatcacaaaggatgcAAATCACAAAATTGCTGTTCTGCAGGCTTCAGTGCAGGACCATTTTGTGTCAAGCTCAGTAGCTTCATCCTCATCACACAATGACCCCCATGAAGATGTTGAACGACCAGCAGAATCAGAACGAGATTTCTGGAAAGTAATTGCCACAAGGAGTGCACGGGCTGCTGAACTGGTTAGTTGTCTAGTCCTTGATGTTTGA
- the LOC137718618 gene encoding aminotransferase ALD1, chloroplastic-like produces MYKFPTTLTSMSAAMTLQPVMRIQACSFKIEKERFGCRTKVPRNANMEKLRNGYLFPEISRLELEHIEKYPNAKLISLGIGDTTEPVPQIITSTMANYANALSTADGYTGYGPEQGHKALRKAIVKAFYKDLQIKDTEVFVSDGAQCDITRLQLLLGSKVTIAVQDPSFPAYIDSSVIIGQAGDLKGDGGRYGSIEYMNCGPENNFFPDLATTPRADVIFFCSPNNPTGHAATRKQLELLVKFARDNGSIIIFDSAYSSYVQDDHCPRSIFEIPGSRQVAIEISSFSKFAGFTGVRLGWTVVPDELLYSNGFPVIHDFNRIVCTCFNGASNVAQAGGLACLSSQGFKAVNSLVDYYMGNANILGEALASVGLQVYGGANAPYIWVHFPGSISWDVCKDILEETHIITVPGSGFGPSGEGFLRLSAFGHRECILEAAARLKTLFL; encoded by the exons atgtACAAGTTTCCTACAACTTTGACATCAATGTCCGCTGCCATGACATTGCAGCCTGTGATGAGAATTCAGGCCTGCAG TTTCAAGATCGAAAAGGAGCGATTTG GTTGTCGTACGAAGGTACCTCGCAATGCAAACATGGAGAAGCTGCGGAATGGCTATTTGTTTCCTGAG ATTTCAAGGCTGGAGCTTGAACACATCGAGAAGTACCCGAATGCAAAGTTGATAAGCCTCGGAATCGGCGACACAACGGAACCAGTACCCCAAATCATCACGTCGACCATGGCTAAT TATGCAAATGCCCTTTCCACCGCTGATGGCTATACAGGGTATGGACCTGAGCAAGGCCACAAG GCATTGCGGAAGGCAATTGTAAAAGCCTTCTATAAGGATCTGCAGATAAAAGACACAGAAGTTTTCGTATCCGATGGAGCGCAGTGTGACATTACTCGGCTTCAG TTGCTGCTGGGTTCCAAAGTGACCATAGCCGTGCAGGATCCATCCTTTCCG GCTTACATCGACTCAAGTGTGATAATAGGTCAGGCTGGAGATCTTAAAGGCGATGGCGGGAGGTATGGGAGCATTGAGTACATGAACTGTGGACCCGAAAATAACTTCTTTCCCGACTTGGCAACCACTCCAAGAGCAGATGTTATCTTCTTCTGCTCTCCAAACAACCCCACTGGTCATGCAGCAACCAGGAAGCAATTGGAGCTTCTTGTCAAGTTTGCCAGGGACAATGGATCCATTATCATCTTCGACTCTGCTTATTCGTCTTATGTACAAGACGATCACTGCCCTCGTTCCATTTTTGAAATCCCTGGTTCTAGACAGGTCGCAATCGAAATATCATCATTCTCCAAGTTTGCTGGCTTCACCGGTGTCCGTCTAGGCTGGACAGTTGTGCCTGACGAGCTCTTATACTCAAATGGATTTCCTGTTATACATGACTTTAATCGCATTGTCTGCACTTGCTTCAATGGGGCGTCCAATGTTGCTCAAGCTGGTGGACTCGCCTGTCTTTCCTCGCAGGGCTTCAAG GCTGTGAATTCTCTGGTTGACTACTACATGGGGAATGCAAATATACTGGGTGAAGCACTGGCTTCTGTTGGTTTACAAGTATACGGCGGTGCAAATGCTCCCTACATTTGGGTGCACTTTCCAGGCTCAATTTCTTGGGATGTATGCAAAGACATTCTTGAGGAAACACACATAATTACAGTGCCGGGATCTGGATTTGGTCCGTCAGGTGAAGGGTTCCTGAGACTTAGTGCTTTTGGCCACAGAGAGTGTATCCTAGAGGCCGCAGCTAGGCTTAAAACCCTATTTCTATAG